Part of the Flavobacterium okayamense genome, CGCTCTCTCCAAATAGAAGCTAAGTTTTTTAAATCAATAGGTTTTGCAGGATCTTGTTTAACCAAATGACCTTGACGAAATGCAGTAACTAATATACTTTCTATATAAAAATCTTCAAGTTCATTAAAAGGTTGGTAATCTTCTTTAATATCAATATCAAACAACTTTGCAGTTTTACTAGACCAAAAGGCTTTCCAACCACTTTTATATTCTTTAATTAAATCGAAAGTTGTTTCTCCTGTTTGTCTATTGATTAATTTTACTAAAATTTGTCCGTCTTTGCGAGAAAGTTTTTTTAAACGCGGTTCAAACTCTTCTTCCAAATACTTTTCAACTATCTTAAAATATTTTTTCTTTTCTTTTTTAGTTTTCAGTTTTGCCATAGTTGTGTTTAACTGAACTAACTTTTCAGCTGTCATCTTTGCATAAGGGTAAGTTTTATAAACCCTTCTTTTAAGAATTAACATTTTTTTACGCTCTTCATCTAAAGCGCTATTTCCCGCAACAACTACTTCTTTTAATTCAATTGAATATAAAACAGCGGAATCTTGCTTAGTCATTTTAATAGTATCTTGCTCTTGAGCTGAAACTAAAAAAGAAAAGATTAGAAAATATGCTAATAAAAAATGCTTCATAACTTTACAAAACTAGTTTCAAAAATAAACAAATATTATCAAGTCTAGCACCAATTTCATATTTTAGCAAAAATTTAAATTAATTATGAGTTCAAAATCGATATTAAAGAAATCTTCTTTAACCTTTTTAGAAAATTATTTGAATAATGCTTCTCCTACTGGTTGGGAAGCTTCAGGTCAAAAATTATGGATGGATTACCTTAAACCTTATGTTGATACCTTTATTACAGACACCTATGGATCAGCTGTTGGTGTTATTAATCCTGATGCTCCATATAAAGTAGTAATTGAAGGACATGCTGATGAAATTTCTTGGTACGTTAATTATATTACTGATGACGGGCTAATATATGTAATACGTAATGGAGGAAGTGACCATATGATAGCTCCTTCTAAAAGAGTAAATATACATACTAAAAAAGGAATAGTTAGAGGGGTTTTTGGTTGGCCTGCAATTCATACACGTAATAGAGATAAAGAAGAACCTGCAAAAATTAGCAATATATTTATAGATTGTGGATGCGAAAGTAAAAAAGAAGTTGAAGATTTAGGAATACACGTGGGGTGTGTTATTACTTATCCAGATAATTTTGAAATCTTAAACGGAAATAAATTCATTTGTCGTGCTATTGATAATAGAATGGGTGGATTTATGATTGCAGAAGTTGCCCGTTTATTAAAAGAAAACAAAAAAAAATTACCTTTTGGTTTATATATTGTAAATTCAGTTCAGGAAGAAATTGGTTTACGTGGTGCTGAAATGATTACGCAAACAATTAAACCAAATGTTGCTATTGTAACTGATGTATGTCACGATACTACTACTCCAATGATTGATAAAAAAATTGAAGGTGATTTAAAAATGGGACGCGGACCAGTTATTGCTTACGCACCAGCGACTCAAAATGTATTACGAGAAATGATTATTGACACCGCAGTAGAGAATAAAATTCCTTTTCAACGTCATGCTTCTTCTCGTGTGACAGGAACTGATACTGATGCATTTGCTTATAGCAATGGAGGAGTTGCTTCGGCATTAATTTCTTTACCATTACGTTATATGCATACAACAGTAGAAATGGTTCATCAAGAAGATGTAGAAAATGTGATTAAATTAATCTACGAAAGTTTACTTAAGATTGAAAACAACGAAACGTTTTCATATTTTAAATAATACAAATAATGTATAAACTAGCCTTTTCTGTTTTAGTTTCTTTATTCTTATTTATAAATGTAGCTTTTGCAAACGATACAATTGTAAATACATTTAAAAAGAAAAATGAAATAGAAAAGGTTTCTTATTTTAGAAATCTTCATAAAGAAGATAAAATTCAATACTTAAAATTTTTCGAAACGTCTTTTTTAAAACTTTTGAATGATAATTTAAAGAGTAAAGAAAAGACAAAAAGTTTTCTTTTTTGCTTAGCATTGATTGAACAGCTTCAAGAAAAAGATATTTTAGCTATTTCCGATTTTAAAGCTTTACTTGAAGATGAAAAATTCAAATTAACTAATAGAGAACGCATGGATATATATGTCGCCATGCAAGAATCATATTTAAAGCTCAATTTATATTCAAAAGTTTTCGATTGTAATAATCAAATTAATAATCTTATTGAACAAGGAGTCGATTATCCATTGTGGAGTTATAATATTCAAAGTAGATTATATTTACAACTTCAACAGTATGATAAAGCAATTCCACAATTAAAAAAAGAAATTTCCTTTTTACTCCTAAACAAACAGCGTGATTCATTAATTATTCCTTCTGCTTATAACGATTTAGGATATTATTATTCGTTAGTCAATAAAAATGATTCTGCAATTTATTTTTTTAATAAATCGCACCAACTTACATTAAAAAATAAAAACTACATTGATTCTGTAAGTTATAATAGCCTACTTTTAAATACTCAAGAAAATATTGCTAATAGTTATTTGCATAAAAATGAATATGACAAAGCAATAAATCAAATTTTATCAATTAATAATCAGTTTGACTTAAATAAAGAAAGTCCTAATTATATAAGTCGACAAATAATGTTGGCAAATGCCTATTTAGGTAAAAATGATTTTGAAAAAGTCAGAAACCTAATAATTGAGATTAATCAACTTTGTTGTTTCAATATTGTTTCTATAAAAATTCAATTTTTAAACTTAAAACATTCTTATTATAAAAAGACTGGAAACGATAAGTTAGCCTACGAAAATTTACTTTTAATCAAAAATTACAACGATTCAATTTCAAACATTCAACAACAAAAACTTTTAAAAAGTACGGAACTTAATTATGTAATTGAAGAAAACGAACGTGAGGTTCTTGAAAAGAATAAGATAATTAAAGAAAAGGAAGATACTATTTTTACAACAACTATTGTTGCACTTTCAATTTTGTTAGTCATTAGTTTTTTGTTTGTAAGAATTAACCGAAAGAAGCGATTTGAAATTGAAAAAATGAACAATTCAATTGCTCAAAAAAACACGCAAATTGAAGCTTCATTGAAAGAAAAAGAAATACTCCTTAAAGAAATTCATCATCGTGTTAAAAATAATCTTCAAGTTATTTCAGGAATTTTAGACATTCAAAACTTTAGCATAAAAGAACCCGAAATTAAAGCGATTTTAAATGAAGGTCAAAACCGAATTCAATCTATTGCTTTACTACATAAAACAATGTATCAAAATCAGAATTTTAATGCTGTAGATTTTGAACAATACGTAAATGAATTAATAACACATAGTAAACAATCTAATTATTCATTGAATAAGAATATTGATATCGATGTAAAGGTAGATTCAGTTCAACTAGAAATTGATTATGCAGTTCCACTTGGATTAATTATAAATGAACTCATAAACAATGCTTACAAACATGCATTTAATGATATTGAAAATGGTTCAATTACTATAAAGCTGGAAAAACTTGTAAAAAACAATTATTCACTTTTATTTAAAGATAACGGAATTGGTTTTCCTGAAAACTTTGATGAAAATAAATTGAATTCTGTTGGATTTGAATTAATAAACGGACTAACAAAACAACTAAACGGTAAATTATCCATTTTGAATAAAAATGGAGCAATTATCAAAATAAACTTCAACACCAACTAAAATGCAAACACCTTTACAAATATTAATTGTAGAAGACGAATTTATTACCCAAAAAACTATTTCTAATTACTTGGTTGAAATTGGTTACGAAATTGCTGGTTTAGCAATGAGTGCGAAAGAAGCCAAAGAAATTTTAGACACTAAAAATGTAAATTTCGTAATCTTAGACATTAATATAAAAGGCGAACATAATGGAATTTGGCTTGGAAATTATATTAAAGAAAATTATAACCTTCCGTTTATCTATTTAACTGCTTATTCCGATAATGAAACAATCTCTAATGCATTAGAAAGTGAACCTTTTAGTTATTTAGTTAAACCATTTCAAAAACATGACTTACTTACTTCAATTGAAGTTAGTGTTCTAAATTACAATAAATTAAATCCTAAAAAAGAAGATACTTTATTAATAAAACACAACGAAGTTTATAAAAAAGTTATCATTTCAAATATCAATTATATTGAAAGTGATAAAAATTATTTAAAGCTCTATTGTGAAGAAGAAATATATAGATATCGTTCTACTATTACAGATTTTATAAGTCTTTTGCCAAAAGAATTCATTCAAACACATAAAGGATTTATTGTAAATTCTAAAAAAATAACTGGTTTTAGTAATTCGTTTGTTGAAATCGAAAAAGTAAAAATTCCTATTTCTAAAACATTTAAAGATGATGTTTTAAACACTTTAAGTCTTTAAAATTAGATTTCATCCCAAAATAATTTCATTCTTCCCAATAATTTTATAGATCTAACATTTCATTCAATTTTTGTGTCGCTAAACAACAACCATACACAAAATGAGAAAAATTCTGCTTTTACTTATTTTTCCTTTAGTGATAAATGCTCAAGTAGGAATAAACACCACAACACCACATTCAAGCTCAATGCTTGATATTACTGCAACAAACAAAGGACTTTTAGTACCTAGAATTTCAATTCCAAACCTAAATGCTGCTGCTCCAGTATCAACTCCAGCCGAAAGCTTATTGGTTTACAATACTAATATATCAACAGGTATAGGTTTTCATTATTGGAACGGTTCTCAATGGGTTCCATTTACGGGTGCCGCAGATAATGACTGGATTATTATAGGTAATGATATGTATAATGGTAATTCTGGAAATGTAGGTGTAGGAACCACTACTCCAACGACAAAATTTCACGTTGAAAATATTGGAGTTCCATCTACAGTTGTTAATCAAGATTTTGAAAGTAATTCAATTACACCTTTAACAACTTCAGGAAGTACGAACTGGGCAACACAAAGTACACAAGTACAAGCAGGAACCTATGCAGCTGCTTCTGGAACAATTGGAGATAGTCAAAGTACATCAATTCAATACAATGCAACAATTCCTTCAGGCGGAGCAAATTTAAATTTTCACTATAGAGTAAGTAGTGAAAGTGGTTATGATTATTTACGTTTTTATATTGACGGAATTCAACAAGGCGAATGGTCAGGAATAGTAAATTGGACATTATTTACAACTGTTCTAACTGCAGGTTCACATACTTTAACTTGGACTTACAGTAAAGATAGTTCAGCATCTTCTGGTGATGATAAAGCATATTTAGATAATATTATCATTTCTACTTCTGCTCCAGCTGCGGTAAGAATTGTAGATGGTAATCAAGCTGTTGGTAAAGTTTTAACTTCTGATGGAAATGGAAATGCAACATGGCAACCAATTACAAATACAAGTATAACTGATATTCCACTTATGGCTTCAATTCCAGGAATGGTAATACCTATTTGTAATAATATCTCAGCAGGTTCCACTGGTAGTTTTAGTATAACTATTAAAGGAGTTCCAACTACAGTTAACTGGGAAGTTTTAATAAAACAAGCTAAAAGTGGTTCAACAAATGTTTCTGGTCAACAAGTTGCAAACGCAGAAGTTTTAGCAGAAAGACTCCAAGTTAGATATGATTTTACGCCTCAATTACCATTTAATCCAAACGGTTTTATATTCAGTGCCAATAATAACAGCGGTCATCCAGATGTGTTTGTATTAAACTATGCAAATAAATCGCAAAGTTCTATTACTGTTAATATTGCAAGAGTAGATCGATTTGCAGAGCAGTCTGGAGCTAACTGTTGGCAAGGTCAGTTTTATTTTGATGCATTTATTACTGACTAATTAAGTTTGACTTTCTTTTCATTTATAATTAATAGAGAGTAATTTAGAGGTTATGTTGAAAAGCCCCGCATTGCGGGGCTTTTTATTAATTACTTAGAGTCAAAATTATTTTCTTTTCTTAGCTTCTGTTAAAACTTGAATTACTTCAGTAGCCTTAACTGATTTTGCATGATCTAAAGCTGTATTACCATTGTTGTCTTCTGTATTAATTTTTGCTCCTTTAGACAATAAAAAACTAGTAATTTCTACATTATTATAGCGAGCTGCCATCATTAAAGGCGTTGTGCCTCTTTGAATTTTATCATTAACATCGGCACCATACTCTACAAGTTTTTTAACCAAATCAAAATCTCCTTTACTAATCGCAACACATAAAGGTGTTGCATCATAATAAGTTTCTACTCCTACTATTGTGCGAAAATCATTCACACTTGATAATTCGTTTGCATTAACAGTTCCTAATCCTAGAAAAACTAATGCCATTCCTAAATAACTGATCGTTTTTTTCATGATAAAAAAATTTAAATGATTAATGATTGATAATTGTAAGACGTTCGAAATATATTTCTGTTACCAATAATTTTTATAATAATATTTTTTTAACACTTTAGTTTTCAAACACCTACAATTCAAAAGTATTTATATAATTACAAAAACTCATTATTAAAAATGTTATACAATCATTAGTATATCTTAAATTATAAATCTTAAACTTAAATAGTGTTTACCATATAAATTAATTATCTTTGCAGGCTTATTTATTTTTAAAAAATGAGATTACATAGAAATTTGTGTTTTACGGTTATCGATTCATTAATGGCTATCTTTAATGAGGGTGTTTATGCTGATAAAGTTGTTGCATTAGCCTTAAAAAAAGATAAACGTTGGGGAAGTAAAGACCGTAAGTTTGTTGCAGAAACTATTTATGAAATAGTACGATGGAAAAGATTATATGCTGAAATTGCAGAAGTAAAAGAACCATTTACAAGAGATAATGTATGGCGCATATTTGCGGTTTGGGCAGTTTTAAGAGGCATTACTCTACCAGATTGGAAATATTTTGAACATACCCCAGTAAGAAGGATAAAAGGAAAGTTTGATGAATTATCTAAAATTAGAAAATTCAAAGAGTCTATTCCTGATTGGATGGATGAAATTGGTGTTAAAGAGCTTGGTGAAAAGAAATGGAGTCAAGAAATTGCAGCTCAAAACAAGCAAGCTGAAGTAATTTTAAGAGTTAATACGCTTAAAACAACAAAAGAAAAATTACGCGCCATTTTAATGGACGATAACATTGAAACTGAATTCTTAAAAGATTATCAAGACGCTTTAATTTTAAAAGAAAGAGCAAATGTGTTTTTAACACAAGCATTTAAAGATGGACTTTTTGAAGTTCAAGATGCTTCTTCACAATTAGTTGCTTATTATCTTGATGTTGAACCAGGTATGCGAGTTGTAGATACTTGTGCTGGTGCTGGTGGAAAGACGTTGCATTTAGCTTCTTTAATGAATAATAAAGGGCAATTGATCGCAATGGACATTTATGAAAG contains:
- a CDS encoding DUF4294 domain-containing protein gives rise to the protein MKHFLLAYFLIFSFLVSAQEQDTIKMTKQDSAVLYSIELKEVVVAGNSALDEERKKMLILKRRVYKTYPYAKMTAEKLVQLNTTMAKLKTKKEKKKYFKIVEKYLEEEFEPRLKKLSRKDGQILVKLINRQTGETTFDLIKEYKSGWKAFWSSKTAKLFDIDIKEDYQPFNELEDFYIESILVTAFRQGHLVKQDPAKPIDLKNLASIWRERIEKAKSNKEGE
- a CDS encoding M42 family metallopeptidase, giving the protein MSSKSILKKSSLTFLENYLNNASPTGWEASGQKLWMDYLKPYVDTFITDTYGSAVGVINPDAPYKVVIEGHADEISWYVNYITDDGLIYVIRNGGSDHMIAPSKRVNIHTKKGIVRGVFGWPAIHTRNRDKEEPAKISNIFIDCGCESKKEVEDLGIHVGCVITYPDNFEILNGNKFICRAIDNRMGGFMIAEVARLLKENKKKLPFGLYIVNSVQEEIGLRGAEMITQTIKPNVAIVTDVCHDTTTPMIDKKIEGDLKMGRGPVIAYAPATQNVLREMIIDTAVENKIPFQRHASSRVTGTDTDAFAYSNGGVASALISLPLRYMHTTVEMVHQEDVENVIKLIYESLLKIENNETFSYFK
- a CDS encoding tetratricopeptide repeat-containing sensor histidine kinase; this translates as MYKLAFSVLVSLFLFINVAFANDTIVNTFKKKNEIEKVSYFRNLHKEDKIQYLKFFETSFLKLLNDNLKSKEKTKSFLFCLALIEQLQEKDILAISDFKALLEDEKFKLTNRERMDIYVAMQESYLKLNLYSKVFDCNNQINNLIEQGVDYPLWSYNIQSRLYLQLQQYDKAIPQLKKEISFLLLNKQRDSLIIPSAYNDLGYYYSLVNKNDSAIYFFNKSHQLTLKNKNYIDSVSYNSLLLNTQENIANSYLHKNEYDKAINQILSINNQFDLNKESPNYISRQIMLANAYLGKNDFEKVRNLIIEINQLCCFNIVSIKIQFLNLKHSYYKKTGNDKLAYENLLLIKNYNDSISNIQQQKLLKSTELNYVIEENEREVLEKNKIIKEKEDTIFTTTIVALSILLVISFLFVRINRKKRFEIEKMNNSIAQKNTQIEASLKEKEILLKEIHHRVKNNLQVISGILDIQNFSIKEPEIKAILNEGQNRIQSIALLHKTMYQNQNFNAVDFEQYVNELITHSKQSNYSLNKNIDIDVKVDSVQLEIDYAVPLGLIINELINNAYKHAFNDIENGSITIKLEKLVKNNYSLLFKDNGIGFPENFDENKLNSVGFELINGLTKQLNGKLSILNKNGAIIKINFNTN
- a CDS encoding response regulator, with product MQTPLQILIVEDEFITQKTISNYLVEIGYEIAGLAMSAKEAKEILDTKNVNFVILDINIKGEHNGIWLGNYIKENYNLPFIYLTAYSDNETISNALESEPFSYLVKPFQKHDLLTSIEVSVLNYNKLNPKKEDTLLIKHNEVYKKVIISNINYIESDKNYLKLYCEEEIYRYRSTITDFISLLPKEFIQTHKGFIVNSKKITGFSNSFVEIEKVKIPISKTFKDDVLNTLSL
- a CDS encoding ankyrin repeat domain-containing protein, with product MKKTISYLGMALVFLGLGTVNANELSSVNDFRTIVGVETYYDATPLCVAISKGDFDLVKKLVEYGADVNDKIQRGTTPLMMAARYNNVEITSFLLSKGAKINTEDNNGNTALDHAKSVKATEVIQVLTEAKKRK
- a CDS encoding RsmB/NOP family class I SAM-dependent RNA methyltransferase, with the protein product MRLHRNLCFTVIDSLMAIFNEGVYADKVVALALKKDKRWGSKDRKFVAETIYEIVRWKRLYAEIAEVKEPFTRDNVWRIFAVWAVLRGITLPDWKYFEHTPVRRIKGKFDELSKIRKFKESIPDWMDEIGVKELGEKKWSQEIAAQNKQAEVILRVNTLKTTKEKLRAILMDDNIETEFLKDYQDALILKERANVFLTQAFKDGLFEVQDASSQLVAYYLDVEPGMRVVDTCAGAGGKTLHLASLMNNKGQLIAMDIYESKLKQLKTRAKRNGVHNVEFRVIDSTKVIKKLHEKADRVLIDAPCSGLGVLKRNPDSKWKLQPEFIENIKKTQAEVLDNYSKIVKPGGKMVYATCSVLPSENEEQIKHFLNSEAGKNFSFVKEHKVLAHESGFDGFYMALLERNK